In the Panthera uncia isolate 11264 chromosome D2, Puncia_PCG_1.0, whole genome shotgun sequence genome, one interval contains:
- the PRDX3 gene encoding thioredoxin-dependent peroxide reductase, mitochondrial, which yields MAAAVGRFLRASVARHVSAIPWGISASAALRPAASRRTCLTNVLWSGSAQAKLAFSSSSSYHAPAVTQHAPYFKGTAVVNGEFKDLSLDDFKGKYLVLFFYPLDFTFVCPTEIVAFSDKANEFHDVNCEVVAVSVDSHFTHLAWINTPRKNGGLGHMNIALLSDLTKQMSRDYGVLLEGPGIALRGLFIIDPNGVIKHLSVNDLPVGRSVEETLRLVKAFQFVETHGEVCPANWTPDSPTIKPHPAASKEYFEKVNQ from the exons ATGGCGGCCGCGGTGGGAAGGTTTCTCCGGGCCTCG GTTGCCCGACATGTGAGTGCTATTCCTTGGGGTATCTCTGCCTCTGCAGCCCTTCGACCTGCTGCTTCCCGAAGAACATGCTTGACAAACGTATTGTGGTCTGGTTCTGCTCAAGCAAAATTGGCTTTTAGCAGCA GTTCTTCGTACCATGCTCCTGCCGTCACCCAGCACGCACCCTATTTTAAGGGCACTGCCGTTGTCAACGGAGAGTTCAAAGACCTAAGCCTTGATGACTTTAAGGGGAAATATTTGGTGCTTTTCTTCTATCCTTTGGACTT CACCTTTGTGTGTCCTACCGAAATTGTTGCTTTTAGCGACAAAGCCAATGAGTTTCACGATGTGAACTGTGAAGTTGTTGCAGTTTCGGTGGATTCCCACTTCACCCATCTTGCCTGGATAAACACACCACGGAAG aaTGGCGGTTTGGGCCACATGAACATCGCACTCTTGTCAGATTTGACTAAACAGATGTCCCGAGACTACGGCGTGCTGTTAGAAGGCCCTGGTATTGCTCTAAG AGGTCTCTTCATAATTGACCCCAATGGAGTCATCAAGCATTTGAGTGTCAATGATCTCCCTGTGGGCCGAAGTGTGGAAGAGACCCTCCGTTTGGTGAAGGCATTCCAGTTTGTGGAAACCCATGGAGAAGTCTGCCCAGCAAACTGGACCCCGGATTCTCCTACA ATCAAGCCACATCCAGCTGCTTCCAAAGAGTACTTTGAGAAGGTAAATCAGTAG